From Tubulanus polymorphus chromosome 9, tnTubPoly1.2, whole genome shotgun sequence, a single genomic window includes:
- the LOC141910672 gene encoding uncharacterized protein LOC141910672, producing MADSVGGGGSKSAAKNRKRREKKSRQKSDENGLTSSGQTTEEELLIDLKQQLEVAKESKDHKAASTIRQQIWVVTDLVNGVTPKLSEQELDKLMKDLPLSNQQEEKPQEASPPPVKQTLGLTPTQRNLASLHKKLDQISALKQRQKCGEQLEKNQLQKIETEAKLIDEIGDLEEILRSTKI from the exons atggctg attCTGTCGGTGGAGGAGGAAGTAAATCGGCGGCGAAAAATCGTAAACGCCGCGAAAAGAAATCCCGTCAGAAATCAGACGAGAACGGGTTGACGTCGTCGGGACAAACGACTGAGGAGGAACTATTGATCGATCTCAAACAACAACTCGAAGTAGCTAAAGAGAGCAAG GATCATAAAGCTGCCAGTACTATTAGACAGCAAATATGGGTGGTTACAGATCTGGTGAATGGTGTTAC ACCTAAGTTATCCGAGCAAGAATTGGATAAACTTATGAAGGATCTTCCTTTGTCAAACCAGCAAGAAGAAAAACCTCAAGAAGCGTCTCCACCACCGG tgAAGCAAACTTTGGGTTTGACTCCGACTCAACGGAACCTCGCCTCGTTACATAAAAAATTAGATCAAATATCGGCGCTGAAACAACGTCAGAAATGTGGCGAACAGCTTGAAAAAAATCAG CTGCAGAAGATCGAAACGGAAGCGAAACTGATCGATGAAATCGGAGATCTCGAAGAGATTCTACGTTCgacgaaaatttga
- the LOC141910661 gene encoding mannose-6-phosphate isomerase-like translates to MSDGAFLLKSTIQTYPWGRVGSGSEVALLANGNDASFDIDENTTYAELWMGTHPRGANRIVPGDRLLSDWLKENPQYLGSKLRQRFGDTLPFLFKVLSVNKALSIQAHPNKAHAEILHAADPAHYPDDNHKPEVAIALTEFEGLCGFRPLHEIFSNIKAIPEIQNAIGAATYTRINESKELSDEQKLKSYFTAMMKCDQSVMETNVESLVKRVGLLDVNSSEYTRLQGELLCRVNGQFPGDVGCFSIYFLNHIVLKPGESMYLEATLPHAYLSGDCIECMACSDNVVRAGFTPKYKDVDTLCEMLNYSGKTASENRFKARPHPSDPYVTVYDPDIDDFTVSKIELPADVTDYSLPLIDGASIILVIEGEGRTIEPLSRGSVLFVSANQNVTIAKSNGQRMLMFRAYCQL, encoded by the exons ATGTCAGACGGGG CGTTTTTGCTGAAAAGCACGATCCAGACTTACCCGTGGGGTCGAGTGGGGTCTGGCAGCGAGGTGGCGCTGTTAGCCAATGGCAACGACGCATCCTTtgatatcgatgaaaatacaACGTACGCGGAG CTATGGATGGGAACTCATCCCCGAGGAGCCAATCGGATTGTTCCCGGCGATAGACTgttatctgattggctgaagGAAAACCCGCAGTATTTGGGATCGAAGTTACGTCAACGGTTCGGCGACACTCTGCCGTTCCTGTTCAAAGTTTTATCGGTGAATAAAGCTCTGTCGATTCAGGCTCATCCTAATAAG GCCCATGCTGAGATTCTGCACGCTGCAGACCCTGCTCATTACCCGGACGACAATCACAAACCGGAGGTGGCAATAGCTCTCACTGAATTCGAAGGTCTCTGCGGCTTCCGTCCTTTACATGAAATATTCTCCAATATCAAAG CGATTCCGGAAATTCAAAACGCGatcggtgctgccacctataCACGGATAAACGAATCGAAAGAACTAAGCGACGAACAGAAATTGAAATCGTATTTTACGGCGATGATGAAATGCGATCAAAGCGTCATGGAAACGAACGTTGAATCTCTAGTCAAACGAGTCGGTCTTTTAG ATGTTAATAGTAGTGAATATACCCGGCTACAGGGGGAGCTGTTGTGTCGCGTGAACGGTCAGTTTCCCGGTGACGTCGGCTGTTTCTCGATATATTTCCTGAATCACATCGTATTGAAACCCGGTGAATCGATGTACTTAGAGGCGACGTTACCTCACGCCTATCTATCGGGAG ATTGTATAGAATGTATGGCTTGTTCTGATAACGTCGTCCGTGCAGGATTCACACCTAAATACAAAGACGTCGATACGCTGTGcgaaatgttgaattattCGGGGAAAACCGCGTCCGAAAATCGGTTCAAGGCTCGACCGCATCCTTCAGATCCATACGTTACCGTGTACGATCCTGACATCGATGATTTCACCGTGTCAAAAATAGAG TTGCCGGCTGATGTGACGGATTATTCTCTACCGCTCATAGATGGCGCCAGTATCATCCTCGTAATCGAAGGTGAAGGTCGCACGATCGAACCGCTGTCGCGTGGTTCGGTGCTGTTCGTTTCAGCCAATCAAAACGTGACAATCGCTAAATCAAATGGTCAAAGAATGTTGATGTTTCGAGCTTATTGTCAGTTGTAA